From Yersinia hibernica, a single genomic window includes:
- the lepA gene encoding translation elongation factor 4: MKHIRNFSIIAHIDHGKSTLSDRIIQICGGLTEREMAAQVLDSMDLERERGITIKAQSVTLDYHAKDGQTYQLNFIDTPGHVDFSYEVSRSLAACEGALLVVDAGQGVEAQTLANCYTAMEMNLEVVPVLNKIDLPAADPERVAEEIEDIVGIDATDAVRCSAKTGVGVPDILERLVRDIPPPEGDPDGPLQALIIDSWFDNYLGVVSLIRIKNGSLRKGDKVKVMSTGQSYNADRLGIFTPKRVDRDVLNCGEVGWLVCAIKDILGAPVGDTLTLARNPAEKSLPGFKKVKPQVYAGLFPISSDDYEAFRDALGKLSLNDASLFYEPESSTALGFGFRCGFLGLLHMEIIQERLEREYDLELITTAPTVVYEVITTAQETVYVDSPSKLPALNNIEELREPIAECHMLLPQEYLGNVITLCIEKRGVQTNMVYHGNQVALTYEIPMAEVVLDFFDRLKSTSRGYASLDYNFKRFQTSDMVRVDVLINNERVDALALITHRDNAQYRGRDLVEKMKELIPRQQFDIAIQAAIGNHIIARSTVKQLRKNVLAKCYGGDVSRKKKLLQKQKDGKKRMKQVGNVELPQEAFLAILHVGKDSK, from the coding sequence ATGAAGCACATAAGAAACTTTTCTATTATTGCCCATATTGACCACGGTAAGTCGACATTGTCGGACCGTATTATTCAGATTTGTGGCGGTTTAACTGAGCGAGAAATGGCCGCTCAAGTTCTGGATTCGATGGATCTGGAGCGCGAGCGTGGTATTACCATCAAAGCACAGAGCGTGACACTCGATTATCACGCAAAAGATGGTCAAACCTATCAACTCAACTTTATCGATACTCCTGGTCATGTTGACTTCTCTTATGAAGTTTCCCGCTCTTTGGCGGCTTGTGAAGGGGCTTTATTGGTGGTTGATGCTGGGCAAGGCGTTGAAGCGCAAACCCTAGCTAACTGTTATACCGCGATGGAAATGAACCTGGAAGTGGTGCCGGTTCTGAACAAAATAGATTTACCTGCGGCTGACCCTGAACGAGTTGCTGAAGAAATTGAAGATATCGTTGGTATTGATGCTACTGATGCTGTCCGCTGTTCAGCAAAAACCGGCGTAGGGGTGCCTGATATTCTCGAGCGGCTAGTGCGTGATATTCCGCCGCCTGAGGGTGATCCGGACGGCCCATTGCAGGCGCTGATTATTGACTCTTGGTTTGATAACTATTTAGGTGTCGTGTCATTAATTCGTATCAAGAATGGCTCGTTACGTAAAGGCGATAAAGTTAAGGTCATGAGTACGGGCCAGAGCTACAACGCTGACCGTTTGGGTATTTTTACCCCGAAGCGTGTTGATCGTGATGTGTTGAACTGCGGTGAAGTTGGCTGGTTAGTTTGTGCGATAAAAGACATTCTTGGTGCCCCGGTCGGCGATACGCTGACATTGGCCCGTAACCCGGCGGAAAAATCATTACCTGGCTTTAAGAAAGTTAAACCACAGGTTTATGCCGGTCTGTTCCCGATTAGCTCTGATGACTATGAAGCTTTCCGTGATGCATTGGGCAAATTGAGTTTGAATGATGCCTCTTTGTTCTATGAGCCAGAAAGTTCGACAGCATTAGGCTTTGGTTTCCGTTGTGGCTTCCTGGGGTTGCTGCATATGGAAATCATTCAGGAACGTCTGGAACGTGAGTATGATCTGGAGCTCATCACCACCGCGCCAACGGTAGTGTATGAAGTGATTACCACGGCTCAGGAAACGGTTTATGTTGATAGCCCCTCCAAGCTGCCGGCTTTGAATAATATTGAAGAACTGCGCGAGCCAATTGCTGAATGTCATATGCTATTGCCCCAAGAGTATTTGGGTAATGTTATTACATTGTGTATTGAGAAACGCGGGGTGCAAACCAACATGGTTTACCACGGTAACCAGGTGGCACTGACGTATGAAATTCCAATGGCTGAAGTGGTTCTCGATTTCTTCGATCGCCTGAAGTCAACATCCCGTGGCTACGCCTCACTGGATTATAATTTCAAACGCTTCCAGACTTCAGACATGGTGCGGGTTGATGTATTAATCAACAATGAGCGGGTGGATGCTCTGGCGCTGATTACTCACCGTGATAATGCGCAGTACCGTGGCCGTGATCTGGTTGAGAAAATGAAAGAACTGATCCCCCGCCAGCAATTTGATATTGCCATTCAGGCGGCCATCGGTAACCACATCATTGCCCGTTCAACTGTGAAACAGTTGCGTAAAAACGTTTTGGCGAAGTGTTATGGTGGCGACGTAAGCCGTAAGAAGAAACTTCTGCAGAAACAGAAAGACGGTAAAAAACGCATGAAGCAGGTCGGTAACGTTGAATTACCGCAAGAAGCTTTCCTGGCTATTCTGCATGTCGGAAAAGACAGTAAATAA
- the recO gene encoding DNA repair protein RecO: MEGWQRAFVLHGRPYSETSLMLDLFTEGEGRMRVLAKGARGRRSNLKGCLQPFTPLLVRWTGRGEVKTLRSAEPVSLALPLSGAMLYSGLYVNELLARVLEHQTNYSALFFDYLHCLQSLAGSDGSPESTLRQFELAILAHLGYGVDFLHCAGSGQPVSDTMTYRYREEKGFIASLVVDHYSFTGRQLLALANREFPDADTLRAAKRFTRIALKPYLGGKPLKSRELFRQFVIKPPTEPLP, from the coding sequence ATGGAGGGGTGGCAACGCGCATTTGTCCTGCATGGGCGACCTTACAGTGAAACCAGTTTAATGCTGGATTTATTCACTGAGGGGGAGGGCCGCATGCGGGTATTGGCAAAGGGTGCGCGCGGTCGCCGCTCCAATCTAAAAGGCTGTTTACAGCCTTTCACGCCATTGCTAGTGCGGTGGACGGGGCGAGGCGAAGTCAAAACATTACGTAGTGCTGAGCCGGTATCACTGGCTCTTCCGCTGAGTGGCGCGATGCTGTACAGCGGTTTATATGTCAACGAACTGCTCGCGCGCGTGCTGGAACACCAAACCAATTACTCCGCTTTATTCTTCGACTATTTGCATTGCCTGCAATCATTGGCAGGCAGTGATGGTTCGCCTGAGTCTACTTTGCGTCAGTTTGAGTTGGCGATATTAGCCCATCTTGGTTATGGCGTTGATTTTCTGCATTGCGCTGGCAGCGGTCAGCCGGTATCAGACACCATGACCTACCGCTACCGTGAAGAAAAAGGGTTTATTGCCAGCTTGGTTGTGGATCATTACAGTTTTACCGGCCGGCAATTATTGGCGCTGGCGAATCGCGAATTCCCTGATGCTGATACATTACGTGCAGCCAAGCGTTTTACGCGCATTGCGCTCAAACCCTATTTGGGCGGTAAGCCACTCAAAAGCCGCGAACTGTTCCGCCAATTTGTCATTAAGCCCCCAACTGAACCTTTGCCCTAG
- the rnc gene encoding ribonuclease III: protein MNPIVINRLQRKLGYTFQQQELLLQALTHRSASSKHNERLEFLGDSILSFVIANELYRRFPRVDEGDMSRMRATLVRGNTLAEMAREFDLGECLRLGPGELKSGGFRRESILADTVEALIGGIFLDSDIHTIERLILDWYRSRLEEISPGDKQKDPKTRLQEYLQGRHLPLPSYLVVQVRGEAHDQEFTIHCQVSGLNEPVIGTGSSRRKAEQAAAEQALKQLELE, encoded by the coding sequence ATGAACCCCATCGTAATAAATAGGCTACAGCGGAAGCTGGGCTACACTTTTCAACAGCAGGAGCTCTTGCTGCAAGCACTGACTCATCGTAGCGCCAGTAGCAAACATAATGAGCGTTTGGAGTTCCTGGGTGACTCTATATTAAGTTTCGTTATCGCCAATGAGTTGTATCGCCGTTTCCCGCGAGTTGATGAAGGGGATATGAGCCGGATGCGAGCAACATTGGTCAGAGGAAACACACTCGCCGAAATGGCCCGTGAGTTTGACCTCGGTGAATGTTTGCGTCTTGGGCCGGGTGAATTGAAAAGTGGTGGTTTCCGCCGTGAATCAATTTTGGCAGATACAGTCGAAGCTTTAATTGGCGGTATCTTCTTAGACAGCGATATTCATACGATTGAACGGCTGATTCTTGACTGGTATCGCAGTCGCTTAGAAGAAATCAGCCCAGGTGACAAGCAGAAAGACCCAAAAACGCGCCTGCAAGAATATTTACAGGGCCGTCATCTGCCATTACCTTCATATCTGGTTGTGCAGGTTCGTGGTGAAGCACATGATCAGGAATTTACTATCCACTGCCAGGTGAGTGGCTTGAATGAACCGGTTATCGGTACCGGCTCAAGTCGCCGTAAAGCTGAGCAGGCGGCAGCGGAACAAGCGCTGAAACAGTTGGAGCTTGAATGA
- the rseC gene encoding SoxR-reducing system protein RseC, producing the protein MMREWATVISWHNGIALLRCEPHSGCGSCNARTGCGSHLLNELGPESQHQLKIAISQPLEPGQKVEVGISESSLLRSAALVYLTPLIGLIAGGALFQALFITDAFTALGAISGASLGFLLARTVAIKIEEKSDYQPAVLQIGLPPTAIRIPQE; encoded by the coding sequence ATGATGAGGGAATGGGCGACAGTTATCTCTTGGCACAATGGGATAGCACTGTTACGTTGTGAGCCACATTCTGGTTGTGGAAGTTGCAATGCGCGTACTGGATGTGGCAGTCATTTATTAAATGAGTTGGGGCCAGAGTCACAGCATCAGTTAAAAATAGCTATTTCACAACCTCTTGAACCTGGGCAAAAGGTTGAGGTTGGAATTAGTGAAAGCAGCTTATTACGTTCTGCCGCTTTAGTTTATTTAACGCCATTAATTGGGCTGATTGCGGGTGGCGCGCTGTTTCAAGCTTTATTTATTACTGATGCTTTTACAGCTCTAGGTGCTATTTCTGGGGCTAGTTTGGGTTTTTTGTTGGCCCGAACGGTGGCGATTAAAATTGAAGAGAAAAGTGATTATCAACCAGCTGTTTTGCAAATTGGCTTACCTCCAACAGCTATACGTATCCCGCAAGAGTAA
- the murQ gene encoding N-acetylmuramic acid 6-phosphate etherase — protein MNLGALISESRNPATMDLDKLSTLAMLTRINDEDRKVPEAIRLVIPNIAQAVDLAAKALQNGGRLIYLGAGTSGRLGVLDASECPPTFGVPHGRVIGLIAGGPGALLTAVEGAEDDMSLGERDLQDLQLTATDMVVGLAASGRTPYVIGALRYARQLGCPTAAISCNPGSPIAQEALVEISPVVGPEALTGSTRMKSGTAQKLVLNMLSTGAMVKLGKVYQNLMVDVKATNVKLVDRACRIVVEATGASRVEAENALAQTEFEVKPAILMILKGVSAEQARQSLQQHHGYLRAAL, from the coding sequence ATGAACTTGGGCGCTTTGATTTCTGAAAGTCGCAATCCAGCCACCATGGACTTGGATAAACTTTCCACATTGGCGATGTTGACCCGCATCAACGATGAAGACCGTAAAGTTCCCGAGGCGATTCGCTTGGTGATCCCCAATATTGCTCAAGCGGTTGATTTAGCAGCTAAAGCCTTGCAGAATGGCGGCCGACTGATTTATCTGGGGGCGGGGACCAGTGGGCGACTTGGCGTTTTAGATGCTTCCGAGTGTCCACCGACTTTTGGTGTCCCTCATGGCCGAGTCATTGGGTTAATTGCGGGCGGCCCTGGCGCGTTACTCACAGCCGTCGAGGGCGCTGAAGATGATATGTCGCTCGGCGAGCGAGATTTGCAAGATTTACAGTTGACGGCAACGGATATGGTGGTCGGGTTAGCCGCTTCCGGCCGCACGCCATATGTTATCGGCGCGCTGCGGTATGCTCGTCAACTTGGCTGCCCGACCGCGGCTATTTCCTGTAATCCAGGCTCCCCTATTGCACAAGAAGCACTGGTCGAGATTTCGCCCGTCGTCGGCCCTGAAGCCCTCACCGGCTCGACCCGCATGAAGTCGGGAACCGCACAAAAATTGGTGCTGAATATGCTATCCACCGGCGCGATGGTAAAGCTTGGCAAGGTTTATCAAAATCTGATGGTGGATGTGAAAGCAACGAATGTGAAATTAGTGGATCGCGCCTGCCGCATTGTGGTGGAAGCGACTGGAGCCAGCCGCGTGGAGGCTGAAAATGCTCTGGCGCAAACTGAGTTTGAAGTTAAACCGGCCATTTTAATGATTCTAAAAGGCGTCAGTGCTGAACAAGCCCGTCAGAGCTTACAGCAGCATCATGGCTATTTGCGCGCCGCATTGTAA
- the acpS gene encoding holo-ACP synthase: MAILGLGTDIVEISRIEAVVERSGEKLARRILSPAEWQHYQQHQQPIRFLAKRFAVKEAAAKAFGTGIRNGLAFNQFEVVNDALGKPTLRLHQRAAELAAELGVKSLHVTLADERRYACATVIIES, encoded by the coding sequence ATGGCCATTCTTGGGTTAGGGACTGATATTGTTGAGATATCGCGGATAGAAGCAGTGGTTGAGCGCAGTGGCGAAAAACTGGCTCGGCGCATTCTCAGCCCAGCGGAATGGCAGCATTATCAGCAACATCAGCAGCCAATCCGTTTTTTGGCCAAACGTTTTGCGGTTAAAGAGGCTGCCGCTAAGGCATTCGGCACCGGTATCCGTAATGGTTTGGCATTCAATCAGTTCGAAGTGGTTAACGATGCATTGGGCAAACCAACGTTACGTTTACATCAGCGGGCAGCAGAGTTAGCGGCTGAACTGGGGGTCAAATCGTTGCATGTGACCCTGGCTGACGAACGGCGCTATGCCTGTGCCACTGTGATTATTGAGAGTTAA
- the pdxJ gene encoding pyridoxine 5'-phosphate synthase, producing the protein MADLLLGVNIDHIATLRNARGTIYPDPVQAAFIAEQAGADGITVHLREDRRHITDRDVRILRQTIQTRMNLEMAVTDEMVDIACELQPHFCCLVPEKRQEVTTEGGLDVAGQIDKMTVAVSRLSEAGILVSLFIDADMRQIDAAVAVGAPYIEIHTGAYADASSDLARQAEFVRIAKAAAYAASKGLKVNAGHGLTYHNVQPIAALPEMHELNIGHAIIGQAVMSGLAAAVSDMKVLMREARR; encoded by the coding sequence ATGGCCGATTTGTTGCTGGGCGTTAATATTGATCACATTGCGACATTACGAAATGCACGCGGGACTATTTATCCTGACCCTGTCCAGGCCGCTTTTATCGCTGAACAAGCCGGTGCTGATGGGATTACTGTCCATTTACGTGAAGATCGCCGCCATATCACTGATCGGGATGTGCGTATCCTGCGCCAGACTATCCAGACGCGTATGAATCTGGAAATGGCTGTCACCGATGAAATGGTTGATATTGCTTGTGAGCTACAACCGCATTTTTGTTGTTTGGTACCAGAGAAACGCCAGGAAGTGACCACTGAGGGCGGGCTGGATGTCGCCGGTCAAATTGATAAAATGACTGTCGCGGTAAGCCGACTTTCTGAGGCCGGTATTCTGGTTTCACTGTTTATCGATGCCGATATGCGCCAAATTGATGCCGCAGTGGCGGTTGGGGCACCTTACATCGAAATCCATACTGGTGCCTATGCGGATGCTAGTTCAGATTTGGCTCGTCAGGCTGAATTCGTGCGGATCGCTAAAGCAGCGGCCTATGCGGCCAGCAAAGGATTAAAAGTCAATGCGGGTCATGGCCTGACTTACCACAATGTCCAACCCATTGCCGCGTTGCCGGAGATGCACGAGCTAAATATTGGGCATGCAATCATTGGCCAAGCAGTTATGTCGGGCCTTGCAGCTGCGGTTAGCGATATGAAAGTATTAATGCGGGAAGCGCGCCGTTAA
- the gntP gene encoding gluconate permease GntP: MEWINILWVVLGIGLMLLLNIRYQINSMIALLLAALLVGTLAGMDLLKLLHTIKAGFGGTLGELAIIVVFGAVIGKLMVDSGAAHQIAQTLLRRFGLKYVEFAVIIIGLIFGLAMFYEVAFIILAPLIIAIAVEAKIPFLKLAIPAVAAATTAHSLFPPQPGPVALVSAYGADMGMVYIYGVLVAIPSVICAGLILPKFLGNLERPVPTFLKADNPLDENNLPSFGTSILVPLIPAFIMIFTTVANIWLVKGTNSYIILNFLGSSPIAMFIAMLVAFVLFGTGRGHKMEWVMHSFEGAVKGIAMVILIIGAGGALKQVIIDTGIGDTIGMLMSAGGVSPYIMAWLITVLIRLSTGQGVVSAMTAAGIIGAAVMDPVTHTITSVDPALLVLATAAGSNTFTHINDASFWLFKGYFDLSIKDTLKTWGLLELTNSVVGLAMVLLISLFI; the protein is encoded by the coding sequence ATGGAATGGATTAATATCCTATGGGTGGTGCTGGGCATTGGCTTAATGCTATTGCTCAATATCCGCTATCAGATTAACTCAATGATTGCATTGCTTTTAGCGGCTCTGCTGGTGGGGACTCTCGCCGGGATGGATCTGCTGAAACTGCTGCATACGATTAAAGCGGGGTTTGGCGGGACACTCGGTGAGCTGGCTATCATCGTGGTCTTTGGGGCGGTGATTGGTAAACTCATGGTCGACTCTGGTGCCGCTCATCAGATAGCTCAAACACTATTACGCCGTTTTGGGCTTAAATATGTTGAGTTTGCGGTCATCATCATTGGCCTGATCTTTGGTTTGGCGATGTTCTATGAAGTTGCCTTTATCATTCTAGCGCCATTGATCATTGCTATTGCCGTCGAAGCCAAGATCCCATTCCTGAAATTGGCGATCCCAGCAGTGGCTGCGGCCACTACCGCGCACTCCCTGTTCCCCCCGCAACCCGGGCCAGTGGCGCTGGTTAGTGCCTATGGTGCTGATATGGGGATGGTTTATATCTACGGTGTTTTGGTGGCCATCCCTTCTGTTATTTGTGCTGGGCTGATCTTGCCAAAATTCTTGGGCAATCTAGAGCGGCCAGTACCAACCTTCCTGAAAGCGGATAATCCGCTGGATGAAAACAATTTACCGTCGTTTGGTACTTCGATTCTGGTGCCGTTAATCCCTGCTTTCATTATGATTTTCACCACTGTTGCCAATATCTGGCTGGTGAAAGGGACAAACTCGTACATTATCCTCAACTTCTTGGGGTCGTCGCCGATTGCCATGTTTATCGCGATGCTGGTTGCCTTTGTTCTGTTCGGTACCGGGCGTGGCCATAAGATGGAATGGGTCATGCACTCATTTGAAGGGGCGGTGAAAGGTATTGCCATGGTCATCTTGATCATCGGTGCGGGTGGGGCGCTAAAGCAAGTCATTATTGATACCGGTATTGGTGATACCATCGGCATGCTGATGTCGGCTGGTGGTGTGTCGCCTTATATTATGGCCTGGCTGATTACTGTGCTGATCCGTCTTTCAACCGGGCAAGGGGTGGTGTCAGCAATGACAGCGGCAGGGATTATCGGAGCCGCAGTGATGGATCCCGTTACCCACACTATTACCTCCGTCGATCCGGCATTGTTAGTACTGGCAACCGCGGCAGGCTCTAACACCTTTACTCACATTAATGATGCTTCGTTCTGGCTATTTAAAGGGTATTTTGACCTGTCGATTAAAGATACGCTTAAAACCTGGGGCTTGCTGGAGTTGACAAACTCTGTGGTGGGTTTGGCGATGGTGTTGCTGATCAGCCTGTTTATTTAG
- the lepB gene encoding signal peptidase I yields the protein MANIFALVLAIATLVTGIIWCFERFKWGPARQAKIAAVNAQTAEIKAQTGSAVDNKTLAPAAKQPGWIETCASIFPVLALVFIVRSFIYEPFQIPSGSMMPTLLIGDFILVEKFAYGIKDPITQTTLIPTGHPKRGDIAVFKYPLDPRLDYIKRVVGLPGDRVSYNPISKEVTVQPACNTGTSCDTALPITYSTSEPSDFVQTFRYSGNGEASAGFFQIPLNQAVPDGGVRLRERTETLGPVAHQILTVPGRQEQLGAYYQQPNQPLGVWVVPEGHYFMMGDNRDNSADSRYWGFVPERNLVGKATAIWMSFEKQEGEWPTGVRLSRIGGIH from the coding sequence ATGGCTAACATATTTGCCTTGGTTTTAGCGATTGCAACGCTGGTGACAGGGATTATCTGGTGCTTCGAGCGGTTTAAATGGGGGCCGGCCCGTCAGGCAAAAATTGCGGCAGTGAATGCGCAAACTGCGGAGATCAAGGCGCAAACGGGGAGTGCAGTAGATAACAAGACTCTGGCACCGGCGGCAAAACAGCCTGGGTGGATTGAGACTTGTGCTTCAATTTTCCCGGTGTTAGCTCTGGTATTTATCGTGCGTTCGTTTATTTACGAACCCTTCCAGATCCCCTCTGGCTCGATGATGCCAACATTATTGATTGGCGATTTCATTCTGGTCGAGAAATTTGCTTACGGCATTAAAGACCCTATTACTCAAACTACGCTGATTCCTACTGGGCATCCCAAGCGTGGTGATATTGCGGTATTTAAATATCCGCTCGATCCTCGTTTGGACTATATCAAGCGCGTCGTGGGGTTACCGGGTGACCGGGTAAGTTATAATCCGATTAGTAAAGAAGTGACGGTTCAACCTGCGTGTAATACTGGCACTTCTTGTGACACTGCATTGCCAATTACTTACAGTACATCCGAGCCCAGTGATTTTGTTCAAACATTCCGTTATAGCGGTAATGGCGAGGCCTCTGCTGGTTTCTTCCAAATTCCGTTAAACCAAGCGGTACCCGATGGCGGCGTGCGTCTGCGTGAGCGTACCGAGACTCTCGGCCCGGTGGCGCATCAGATTTTGACCGTTCCTGGGCGGCAGGAGCAGCTAGGGGCCTATTATCAGCAGCCTAATCAGCCACTAGGCGTATGGGTTGTTCCAGAAGGTCATTACTTTATGATGGGTGATAACCGGGATAATAGTGCAGATAGCCGTTACTGGGGGTTTGTGCCAGAACGTAATCTGGTCGGTAAAGCCACCGCTATTTGGATGAGCTTTGAAAAGCAAGAAGGTGAATGGCCAACAGGTGTGCGTTTGAGTCGTATTGGTGGAATACATTAA
- the era gene encoding GTPase Era, giving the protein MSEVEKTYCGFVAIVGRPNVGKSTLLNELLGQKISITSRKPQTTRHRIMGIHTEGPYQAIYVDTPGLHIEEKRAINRLMNRAASSSIGDVELVIFVVEGTNWTADDEMVVNKLRSLKCPVLLAINKVDNVTDKTKLLPHIQFLSQQMNFLDVVPISAEKGMNVDTIANIVRKLLPEAEHHFPEDYITDRSQRFMASEIIREKLMRFLGEELPYSVTVEIEQFVPNERGGYNIHGLILVEREGQKKMVIGNKGSKIKTIGIEARQDMEQMFEAKVHLELWVKVKSGWADDERALRSLGYTDDLK; this is encoded by the coding sequence ATGAGCGAAGTAGAAAAAACGTATTGTGGTTTTGTTGCAATTGTTGGCCGCCCAAATGTGGGCAAGTCGACCTTGCTGAATGAGTTGTTGGGGCAGAAAATCTCCATCACTTCACGTAAACCGCAAACCACACGTCACCGGATTATGGGGATCCATACTGAGGGGCCTTATCAGGCCATTTATGTTGATACCCCAGGGCTGCATATTGAAGAAAAACGGGCGATTAACCGTTTGATGAATCGCGCGGCCAGCAGCTCTATCGGCGATGTGGAGTTAGTGATTTTTGTAGTTGAAGGAACCAACTGGACCGCTGATGATGAGATGGTAGTGAACAAGCTACGCAGTCTGAAGTGCCCGGTGTTATTGGCTATCAATAAAGTGGATAACGTGACGGATAAAACCAAACTGTTACCGCATATTCAGTTCCTGAGCCAGCAGATGAATTTCCTTGATGTGGTGCCTATCTCCGCCGAAAAAGGCATGAACGTAGATACTATTGCCAACATTGTGCGCAAGCTTCTGCCAGAAGCTGAGCATCATTTCCCGGAAGATTATATTACTGACCGTTCCCAGCGCTTTATGGCGTCAGAAATCATTCGTGAAAAACTGATGCGCTTTTTGGGTGAGGAATTACCTTACTCGGTGACGGTCGAAATTGAACAGTTTGTACCCAATGAGCGCGGTGGCTATAATATTCACGGGCTGATTTTGGTGGAGCGCGAGGGCCAGAAGAAAATGGTCATCGGCAATAAAGGCTCAAAAATCAAGACCATTGGTATCGAAGCTCGCCAGGATATGGAGCAGATGTTCGAGGCCAAAGTGCATCTTGAGCTGTGGGTGAAAGTGAAATCGGGCTGGGCAGATGACGAACGTGCATTGCGCAGCTTAGGTTATACCGACGACCTGAAATAA
- a CDS encoding YfhL family 4Fe-4S dicluster ferredoxin gives MALLITRKCINCDMCEPECPNEAISMGAEIYQIDPMRCTECVGHYETPTCQLVCPIDNTISIDPAWVETNEQLWDKFVQLHHADRL, from the coding sequence ATGGCCCTGTTGATCACTCGTAAATGTATAAATTGCGACATGTGCGAGCCGGAATGCCCTAACGAGGCAATTTCCATGGGTGCAGAAATCTATCAAATTGACCCGATGCGCTGCACCGAATGTGTCGGTCACTACGAAACCCCAACTTGCCAGTTGGTCTGCCCTATCGATAATACGATTTCTATCGATCCCGCTTGGGTAGAAACTAACGAGCAGCTGTGGGACAAGTTTGTCCAACTGCACCACGCCGATCGTTTGTAA
- a CDS encoding MurR/RpiR family transcriptional regulator — MSSLLRIRQLYPTLAQNDRKLADFLLANPEQASHLSSQKLAQQTGVSQSAVVKFAQKLGYKGFPALKQALSEIVAVPEQVVTLHNQILSTDSLKTVGEKLLAEKAAALRATLDINSEQRLTEALAMLRAARRIILTGLGASGLVAKDLAYKLLKIGIMAVSETDMHAQLAAVQALDGRDLLLAISFSGERREINLAAEEAQRCGAKVLALTSFTPNSLQQRVDHCLYTISQEPAIRSAAISSSTAQYALTDLLFMAMIQQDLESAQDHIKHSAELVKRLV; from the coding sequence ATGAGTAGTCTTCTTCGCATTCGTCAGCTCTATCCTACGCTGGCACAAAATGATCGTAAGTTAGCCGATTTCCTGTTGGCTAACCCCGAGCAGGCAAGCCATCTCAGCTCACAAAAGTTGGCACAGCAAACCGGTGTTAGCCAATCCGCCGTGGTCAAATTTGCACAAAAATTAGGTTACAAAGGTTTTCCAGCACTGAAGCAAGCATTGAGTGAGATTGTTGCTGTGCCTGAACAAGTCGTGACTCTGCACAATCAAATTTTAAGTACCGACAGCTTAAAAACCGTTGGCGAAAAGTTATTGGCCGAAAAAGCCGCCGCGCTACGAGCGACTTTGGATATTAATAGCGAACAGCGCCTCACTGAAGCATTAGCGATGTTACGGGCGGCGCGAAGAATTATTTTGACCGGCCTGGGAGCTTCTGGGTTAGTGGCGAAAGACCTGGCCTATAAGCTGTTGAAAATTGGCATTATGGCCGTATCTGAAACGGATATGCATGCACAGCTGGCTGCCGTCCAGGCCTTGGATGGCCGGGATTTACTCTTGGCTATCTCCTTTAGTGGTGAGCGCCGTGAGATTAATCTGGCCGCAGAAGAAGCCCAACGATGCGGTGCCAAAGTATTGGCATTAACCAGTTTTACCCCTAATAGCTTGCAGCAGCGGGTTGATCATTGTTTGTATACTATCTCGCAAGAGCCAGCAATTCGCAGTGCGGCCATTTCGTCTAGCACCGCCCAATATGCGCTGACTGACTTGTTATTTATGGCGATGATTCAGCAAGATCTTGAAAGTGCGCAAGATCATATTAAGCACAGTGCCGAGCTAGTGAAAAGACTGGTCTAA